The Sphingorhabdus lutea genome segment ATCACCGTTGTAACGGCGGGATGGGCGGCAATTTCCGCCGCATTGGATAATCCCTTTACCGTTTCAATTAACGGGACAATGCCATTTATTTTATTGCCCAATATAGAGTAAGCAATGGCCACATCCTCCACCGATTCCACCATGGGGATGAATATTTGTGATGGCAAATGCGCCGCTTCTTCCAACGCGATTAAGTCTAAAAGACCAAATTTTGTCCGAATGGAATTGATTCTAATTGCTACTTTATCGCGATTCAACGTCTTTATCGCCGCCAAACATCCATGCCGCGCCGTCTCCTTTTCAGCCGCTGGCACCGAATCTTCTAAATCAATACAGATTAAATCCGTGCCAGAATTTAACGCCTTTTCAAAGCGTTCGGGCCGGTTTGCGGGCACGAATAGAAAGTTTGTAAATGCGATCATAAAATTTAAATTTGCCTTAATTTGAAATTACTCTTAACAATTTGTCCGGACAAATCTAGTATAAAGAAAAATTTGATGCAAGACGATGTTTCAATTTTGTGCAATTTTTGATTTTTTAGATGATAATTTGAACCATAGTTGGATGGAGAGTGAGTATGAAAAATAGGAAGATGAAAAAATTATATGGCGCGGCCATTTTGGGCGCTCTTATCCTTGGCGGCGCGTTTTTTTCTGCGCCGGATGCTATGGCAAAGGGTAAAATGCTTGACCCTGCAAATGGCGCAGATGCGTTGGAAATTATGAAACGCACCCAATGTGGAGAAGCAGACGGTGTGCCGGCGGTGTACCATTGGGCGGGCAATGTTTATTCGCGCATTGCGGGTGAACCGGACCGTTTATTATTTAAGGGCGAGGGGATGAATATCCGCCAATGCGTGCGGGTTGAAGACCCCGTTCGCGGCGTTGGTTATCGTCAGGTAAGCCGCGAGGTGATGCTATATCTTGATCCAAAAACGGGGAAGGTTCTGCGCCGTTGGGACAATCCCTTTACCGGAGAAAATGTAGAGGTGATGCAAATCGCCAATGATCCGGTGAACAGCCGACCATCCTATCCCAAAAATGCCGATGGCAGCGATTATTCCTTGCCCGAATTGCGGCAACAAGGGGATTGGTTATTCATGCCGGTTGA includes the following:
- a CDS encoding HpcH/HpaI aldolase/citrate lyase family protein, producing the protein MIAFTNFLFVPANRPERFEKALNSGTDLICIDLEDSVPAAEKETARHGCLAAIKTLNRDKVAIRINSIRTKFGLLDLIALEEAAHLPSQIFIPMVESVEDVAIAYSILGNKINGIVPLIETVKGLSNAAEIAAHPAVTTVMFGGGDFSSELGVKLEWQPLLYARSQLILACAGARKRCVDVPYIDVQNNDGLRSETTLAKQLGFHAKAAIHPKQISAICEIMKPSEEETAHAKLALAAFEAAGRAPILFQGQMLEAPVIKFYENLIRSAGG
- a CDS encoding DUF1838 family protein; the protein is MKNRKMKKLYGAAILGALILGGAFFSAPDAMAKGKMLDPANGADALEIMKRTQCGEADGVPAVYHWAGNVYSRIAGEPDRLLFKGEGMNIRQCVRVEDPVRGVGYRQVSREVMLYLDPKTGKVLRRWDNPFTGENVEVMQIANDPVNSRPSYPKNADGSDYSLPELRQQGDWLFMPVEVPLFYHNVLAGDYQDFVGNKYHAMEIFDFTMRASEILDPKSKTAYPSISWVRISDWMPWMKMRGRQGQMVFNAMGAKLKNFDELPSVLKDEIKLNYPEYTSPPPGDDPRPNETTWTVFKKMIDADRAKKKEAAGK